In Leucoraja erinacea ecotype New England chromosome 28, Leri_hhj_1, whole genome shotgun sequence, the following are encoded in one genomic region:
- the LOC129710553 gene encoding uncharacterized protein LOC129710553, with product MAQVENALKEAALEDASMEVGLDPTTTPPGTGLPQTNNPGTAAVTASIKADPDTASDTNASMEVKKDRRKVLPNTFSREQEGGLEEWKPTLLQNKAKEFPDRTYDQLMQWSTNQRTIYGKVTAPGTKTGSAGSTLTERNRWIEEKWRFLPGHIVPVVTRTSAPKEQHIIDHASDDPVEGTSTPRPSTSQQHRSRQISSIDLTTPGGAEEGTDGNIIRSLNDTVRDGIQLLEEGRLRTNIVTQRAVDFCQVIMEEEITEDHWDFIWIMINGAIAFRNKKLMKARACEAQRPVVPQPRPPRFYHQYADRTYGMPRAMGAQPQFRAEQRHSSSPLMFTEQQPGRDSPLPFYGEGCAQTPSQEGTDYFTDSDF from the exons ATGGCACAGGTGGAGAATGCCCTGAAGGAGGCAGCCCTGGAGGATGCCTCCATGGAGGTAGGCCttgaccccaccaccaccccacctggGACTGGCCTCCCTCAAACCAACAATCCAGGCACTGCTGCTGTTACTGCATCAATTAAAGCTGACCCAGACACAGCATCAGACACCAATGCCTCAATGGAAGTGAAGAAGGACAGAAGGAAGGTTTTGCCTAATACCTTCAGCAGGGAGCAAGAGGGAGGCCTGGAAGAGTGGAAGCCCACATTACTGCAGAACAAGGCCAAGGAGTTCCCTGACCGTACCT ATGACCAACTCATGCAATGGTCCACAAATCAGAGGACCATCTATGGAAAGGTCACTGCACCTGGGACCAAAACAGGGTCAGCTGGCAGCACACTGACAGAGAGGAATAGGTGGATCGAGGAGAAGTGGCGGTTCCTACCAGGGCATATTGTGCCTGTAGTGACCAGGACTAGCGCACCCAAG GAACAACACATCATTGACCATGCGTCCGATGATCCTGTGGAAGGGACTTCCACGCCGAGGCCATCCACCAGCCAACAGCACCGCAGTAGGCAAATTTCCAGTATTGACCTCACCACACCCGGAGGTGCTGAAGAAGGGACAGATGGAAACATCATTAGAAGT CTGAATGACACTGTTCGAGACGGTATTCAGTTGTTGGAGGAAGGACGCCTGAGAACGAACATCGTAACGCAGAGGGCAGTAGACTTCTGTCAAGTTATTATGGAAGAAGAAATAACTGAAGATCACTGGGATTTTATATGGATTATGATCAATGGGGCAATCGCGTTTCGAAATAAAAAG ttaATGAAAGCACGTGCATGTGAGGCGCAGCGTCCAGTGGTTCCTCAGCCTCGCCCGCCTCGCTTCTATCACCAg TATGCAGATAGGACATATGGAATGCCGCGTGCAATGGGAGCACAGCCACAATTCCGTGCTGAACAG AGACACTCATCATCACCACTGATGTTTACAGAGCAGCAGCCTGGTAGAGATTCACCTTTGCCTTTTTACGGAGAGGGCTGTGCACAAACACCATCACAAGAAGGGACAGATTATTTCACTGACTCGGACTTTTAG